A window from Streptomyces griseiscabiei encodes these proteins:
- a CDS encoding aldehyde dehydrogenase family protein, translating into MSTAGSAERERERLFIAGSWVEPGGGHYEVVDPATEDVVGWAPEATPDQVREAAAAARAAFGPWSRTPAAERAAILARTADHIRRHLVPYAALAQAETGATTGTARGMQVGIGAARFQRYARVEPVEEPIAPQINEAGPFGKAAVMGALAIRQPVGVVTCVTSYNNPWANPAGKIAPALAMGNTVVVKPAPQDPLSVYRMAEALQAAGVPPGVVNVVSGSGADVGEAAVDSPDVDMVSFTGSTAVGRRIAEVCGRGMKRQLMELGGKGAAIVFDDADVDAAVAGIATTFTFYSGQICTAPTRVIAQRGVYDRLVTQLAAYAARLPVGDPRAPGTVVGPVISAAHRDRVEAYVALGRKEGARVVAGGERPPYDRGFYVAPTLLADCTSDMRVVREEIFGPVVVVLPFDDEDEAVALADDTDYGLIDYVWSGDVARAFRVARRLRAGGVGVNTVGRNMEAPFGGFKQSGVGRDVGSYALHAYSEVQAIVWPG; encoded by the coding sequence GTGAGTACCGCGGGGTCCGCGGAGCGGGAGCGGGAGCGGTTGTTCATCGCGGGCTCCTGGGTGGAGCCCGGCGGCGGGCACTACGAGGTGGTCGACCCGGCGACGGAGGACGTCGTCGGGTGGGCGCCGGAGGCCACACCGGACCAGGTGCGCGAGGCGGCCGCCGCCGCCCGCGCCGCCTTCGGCCCGTGGTCGCGGACCCCGGCCGCCGAGCGGGCGGCGATCCTCGCCCGCACGGCGGACCACATACGGCGCCACCTCGTGCCGTACGCCGCGCTCGCGCAGGCCGAGACCGGCGCGACGACCGGGACGGCGCGGGGCATGCAGGTCGGGATCGGCGCGGCCCGTTTCCAGCGGTACGCGCGGGTGGAGCCGGTGGAGGAGCCGATCGCGCCCCAGATCAACGAGGCGGGCCCGTTCGGGAAGGCGGCCGTGATGGGCGCGCTCGCCATCCGCCAGCCGGTCGGCGTGGTCACCTGCGTCACGTCGTACAACAACCCCTGGGCCAACCCGGCGGGCAAGATCGCGCCCGCCCTGGCCATGGGCAACACGGTGGTCGTGAAGCCGGCCCCGCAGGACCCGCTCTCCGTCTACCGCATGGCGGAGGCCCTTCAGGCCGCCGGTGTTCCGCCGGGTGTGGTGAACGTGGTGAGCGGGTCGGGCGCGGACGTCGGCGAGGCGGCCGTGGACTCGCCGGACGTCGACATGGTCAGCTTCACCGGGTCGACGGCGGTCGGGCGGCGGATCGCCGAGGTGTGCGGGCGCGGGATGAAGCGCCAGCTGATGGAGTTGGGCGGGAAGGGCGCGGCGATCGTCTTCGACGACGCGGACGTGGACGCGGCGGTCGCCGGCATCGCCACCACCTTCACCTTCTACAGCGGACAGATCTGCACGGCCCCGACCCGGGTGATCGCCCAACGCGGTGTCTACGACCGGCTGGTGACCCAACTGGCCGCGTACGCCGCCCGGTTGCCGGTGGGCGACCCGCGTGCGCCCGGCACGGTGGTGGGGCCGGTGATCTCGGCGGCCCACCGGGACCGCGTCGAGGCGTACGTCGCACTCGGGCGCAAGGAGGGCGCGCGGGTGGTGGCCGGTGGTGAACGGCCGCCGTACGACCGGGGTTTCTACGTCGCGCCCACGCTCCTCGCGGACTGCACCTCCGACATGCGGGTCGTCCGCGAGGAGATCTTCGGCCCGGTCGTCGTCGTCCTCCCCTTCGACGACGAGGACGAGGCCGTCGCCCTCGCCGACGACACCGACTACGGCCTCATCGACTACGTCTGGTCCGGCGACGTGGCCCGGGCCTTCCGCGTGGCCCGGCGCCTCCGGGCGGGCGGCGTGGGCGTCAACACGGTCGGCCGCAACATGGAGGCCCCGTTCGGCGGCTTCAAACAGAGCGGAGTGGGCCGCGACGTGGGCTCGTACGCGCTGCACGCGTACAGCGAGGTGCAGGCGATCGTGTGGCCGGGGTGA
- a CDS encoding type II toxin-antitoxin system PemK/MazF family toxin — MGTGGGQVKRGHVYQLSFAGGPAHVLVISSDALNAQNKTATCVLVYPQKVREATLVDIPVGSPSSGTIVLGEFRTLSSARFTEDLGPVDERVMEAVEIGLRAVFDL; from the coding sequence ATGGGCACGGGTGGCGGGCAGGTGAAGCGCGGACACGTCTATCAGCTGTCCTTCGCCGGAGGCCCCGCACACGTCCTGGTGATCTCGTCCGACGCGCTCAACGCGCAGAACAAGACCGCCACCTGCGTCCTGGTCTACCCGCAGAAGGTGCGCGAGGCCACACTCGTGGACATTCCGGTCGGCTCTCCCTCGTCGGGGACGATCGTTCTCGGCGAGTTCCGCACCCTGTCCTCGGCCCGCTTCACCGAAGACCTCGGGCCGGTGGACGAACGCGTCATGGAAGCAGTGGAGATCGGCCTCCGCGCTGTCTTCGACCTGTAG